Proteins encoded in a region of the Streptomyces sp. NBC_00513 genome:
- a CDS encoding dihydrofolate reductase family protein yields the protein MRKLTYYLATSVDGFIADPDGDGDFFNKWLDPEYSGAMFAEFPETVPTHVQAALGLGLDPGAPRRFDAIVMGRGTYDPAYDVGITSPYAHLDQYVASRSLTESPDPAVEIISGDVAARVRELKARPGLGIYLCGGADLAGQLVEEIDEFVVKTYPVFVGSGIPMSRAGFALRELELTDVRSFTGGQVVTTYARRR from the coding sequence TTGCGCAAGCTCACGTACTACCTCGCCACCTCCGTCGACGGCTTCATCGCCGATCCGGACGGTGACGGTGACTTCTTCAACAAGTGGCTGGATCCCGAGTACTCCGGCGCCATGTTCGCCGAGTTCCCCGAGACCGTGCCGACGCACGTCCAGGCGGCGCTCGGCCTCGGCCTCGACCCCGGCGCGCCGCGGCGCTTCGACGCGATCGTGATGGGCCGCGGCACCTACGACCCGGCGTACGACGTCGGGATCACCAGCCCGTACGCCCACCTCGACCAGTACGTCGCCTCCCGCTCGCTCACCGAGTCTCCCGACCCGGCCGTCGAGATCATCAGCGGGGACGTGGCGGCGCGCGTGCGGGAATTGAAGGCGCGACCGGGTCTGGGCATCTACCTCTGCGGTGGCGCCGACCTGGCCGGGCAGCTGGTCGAGGAGATCGACGAGTTCGTCGTCAAGACGTACCCGGTCTTCGTGGGCTCCGGCATCCCCATGTCCCGCGCGGGATTCGCGCTGCGGGAACTGGAACTGACCGACGTCCGGTCCTTCACCGGCGGCCAGGTGGTCACCACCTACGCCCGCAGGCGCTGA
- a CDS encoding family 2 encapsulin nanocompartment cargo protein polyprenyl transferase gives MATTEAITTGEGHEAAALLERTKETVNPELRRAIESLPAGMRRVAMYHFGWEHADGAPAAGNAGKAIRPALVLASAQALQGAGAEAGDTVRAAVAVELAHNFTLLHDDVIDKDVRRRGRATAWTVFGMPDAIITGDAMMSLALKLLAEDPHPAAPAAAARLSACVIELCAGQQADCAFERRGDVSLDECLTMATAKTGALLGCACALGALYAGAGPDEVDAMDAFGREAGLAFQLIDDLIGIWGDPGHTGKPAGADLIARKKSLPVVAALTSGTAAGEELAALYAGPMAGDDVRAAADAVDRAGGRDWAQAHAADRMGRAVQQLSRAVPDLGAAGGLLALAEFVTRRTR, from the coding sequence ATGGCGACCACTGAGGCGATCACCACCGGCGAGGGGCACGAGGCCGCGGCCCTGCTGGAGCGGACGAAGGAAACGGTCAACCCGGAGCTGCGCCGGGCGATCGAGAGCCTGCCCGCAGGGATGCGACGCGTGGCGATGTACCACTTCGGCTGGGAACACGCGGACGGCGCTCCGGCCGCGGGGAACGCGGGCAAGGCCATCAGGCCCGCGCTCGTCCTCGCCTCGGCGCAGGCCCTCCAGGGGGCCGGCGCGGAGGCCGGGGACACCGTGCGGGCGGCCGTCGCCGTGGAGTTGGCGCACAACTTCACGCTGCTGCACGACGACGTCATCGACAAGGACGTCCGGCGGCGCGGCCGGGCCACGGCCTGGACCGTGTTCGGGATGCCGGACGCGATCATCACGGGCGACGCGATGATGTCGCTCGCGCTGAAGCTGCTGGCCGAGGATCCGCACCCGGCCGCCCCGGCGGCCGCGGCCCGGCTCTCGGCCTGCGTGATCGAGCTGTGCGCCGGGCAGCAGGCGGACTGCGCGTTCGAGCGGCGCGGGGACGTGTCGCTCGACGAGTGCCTGACGATGGCGACGGCCAAGACCGGGGCCCTGCTGGGCTGCGCGTGCGCGCTGGGGGCGCTGTACGCGGGGGCCGGCCCGGACGAGGTCGACGCGATGGACGCCTTCGGCCGGGAGGCCGGCCTGGCCTTCCAGCTGATCGACGACCTGATCGGCATCTGGGGGGACCCGGGGCACACCGGCAAGCCCGCCGGGGCCGATCTGATCGCCCGCAAGAAGTCCCTCCCGGTCGTGGCCGCCCTCACCTCGGGCACCGCGGCGGGCGAGGAACTGGCCGCGCTGTACGCGGGCCCCATGGCCGGGGACGACGTGCGCGCGGCGGCCGACGCCGTGGACCGGGCCGGGGGGCGTGACTGGGCGCAGGCCCACGCCGCCGATCGGATGGGTCGGGCCGTGCAGCAGCTCTCCAGGGCCGTCCCGGACCTGGGGGCGGCGGGCGGGTTGCTGGCGCTGGCGGAGTTCGTCACCCGGCGCACCAGGTAG
- a CDS encoding Rrf2 family transcriptional regulator has product MRLTRFTDLALRVLMRLAVEDTDLPTTREVAATMEVPYTHTAKVVARLQHLGLVEARRGRGGGLALTGAGRAASVGTVVRELEGVGDVVDCDGAVPCPLRSACLLRGALRRAQEAFFAALDPLTVNDLVAAPTGPLLLGISSGPPGRGGGPAD; this is encoded by the coding sequence ATGCGGCTGACCCGATTCACCGATCTGGCGCTCCGCGTCCTGATGCGTCTGGCCGTCGAGGACACGGACCTCCCCACCACGCGCGAGGTCGCGGCGACCATGGAGGTCCCGTACACCCACACCGCGAAGGTGGTGGCCAGGCTGCAACACCTCGGCCTGGTCGAGGCGCGGCGCGGCCGGGGCGGCGGGCTCGCCCTGACCGGCGCCGGCCGCGCCGCCTCGGTGGGGACGGTGGTGCGCGAACTGGAGGGCGTCGGCGACGTCGTGGACTGCGACGGCGCCGTCCCGTGTCCACTGCGGAGCGCCTGCCTCCTGCGGGGCGCGCTGCGTCGGGCCCAGGAGGCCTTCTTCGCCGCACTGGACCCGCTCACGGTGAACGACCTGGTGGCAGCCCCCACCGGACCGCTGCTGCTCGGCATTTCGAGCGGACCGCCCGGTCGGGGCGGGGGCCCCGCCGACTGA
- the snpA gene encoding snapalysin has translation MRHSRKSLLAGGIGLGLAAALASVAPAASAAPAPVGNAASYAAYERSAENDAATKAFFQAVRASVAEQRAANPGALAVTVTYNTRSAPSFRSQISRSTQIWNSSVSNVRLQEVSSGGNFSYREGNDSRGSYASTDGHGRGYIFLDYRQNQQYDSTRVTAHETGHVLGLPDHYSGPCSELMSGGGPGTSCTNPNPNSAERSRVNQLWANGLVASGLGTKG, from the coding sequence ATGCGCCACTCCCGTAAGTCCCTCCTGGCCGGCGGCATCGGCCTCGGCCTGGCCGCCGCCCTGGCCTCGGTCGCCCCCGCCGCGAGCGCCGCCCCGGCGCCCGTCGGCAATGCCGCGAGCTACGCCGCGTACGAGCGTTCGGCGGAGAACGACGCCGCGACGAAGGCCTTCTTCCAGGCCGTGCGGGCTTCGGTGGCCGAGCAGCGCGCCGCGAACCCGGGCGCCCTCGCGGTGACCGTCACGTACAACACCCGCAGCGCGCCGAGCTTCCGCAGCCAGATATCCCGCTCCACCCAGATCTGGAACAGCTCGGTGAGCAACGTCAGACTGCAGGAGGTGTCCTCCGGCGGGAACTTCTCGTACCGCGAGGGCAACGACTCGCGCGGTTCGTACGCGAGCACCGACGGGCACGGCCGGGGCTACATCTTCCTGGACTACCGGCAGAACCAGCAGTACGACTCCACCCGCGTGACCGCGCACGAGACCGGCCACGTGCTGGGTCTTCCGGACCACTACTCCGGGCCGTGCAGCGAGCTGATGTCGGGCGGCGGGCCGGGCACCTCGTGCACCAACCCCAACCCGAACTCCGCCGAGCGCTCGCGCGTCAACCAGCTCTGGGCCAACGGCCTCGTCGCCTCCGGCCTCGGCACCAAGGGCTAG
- a CDS encoding 1-aminocyclopropane-1-carboxylate deaminase/D-cysteine desulfhydrase yields the protein MTSPVDPRSLLLPRPPSPVVEAPDERFERYGVRLVLKRDDLVHPELPGNKWRKLAPNLRAALDGGVPALVTFGGAYSNHLRATAAAGRLLGLATVGVVRGDELAGRPLNPSLARCAADGMRLHFTSRSQYRRKAEPDTLARLLAAADAQGAYLIPEGGSNALALTGCAELGRELRGAADVVAVACGTGGTLAGLAAGLDPGQRAWGVPVLAGGFLGAEIRSLQRAAFGGPAGDWTLAEGFDHGGYAKVPAELDAFAADFERRHGVPIERVYVAKLLWALTALTERGAFPPGTTLAAVVTGRP from the coding sequence GTGACCAGCCCCGTGGACCCCCGCTCCCTGCTCCTGCCCCGGCCGCCGTCACCGGTGGTCGAGGCGCCGGACGAGCGGTTCGAGCGGTACGGGGTGCGGTTGGTGCTCAAACGGGACGACCTCGTGCACCCCGAGCTGCCGGGCAACAAGTGGCGCAAGCTCGCACCGAACCTGCGGGCGGCCCTGGACGGGGGGGTCCCCGCGCTGGTGACCTTCGGCGGGGCCTACTCCAACCACCTGCGGGCCACCGCCGCCGCCGGGCGGCTGCTCGGGCTGGCGACGGTCGGCGTGGTCCGGGGCGACGAGCTGGCCGGTCGGCCGCTGAACCCGTCCCTGGCCCGCTGCGCGGCCGACGGGATGCGGCTGCACTTCACGTCCCGGTCGCAGTACCGCCGCAAGGCCGAACCGGACACCCTGGCCCGGCTGCTCGCGGCGGCGGACGCGCAGGGCGCGTACCTGATCCCCGAGGGCGGCAGCAACGCCCTCGCCCTGACCGGCTGCGCGGAGTTGGGCCGCGAGCTGCGCGGCGCGGCCGACGTGGTGGCGGTCGCCTGCGGCACCGGCGGCACCCTGGCGGGACTGGCGGCGGGACTGGACCCCGGGCAGCGGGCGTGGGGCGTACCGGTGCTCGCGGGTGGCTTCCTGGGGGCGGAGATACGTTCCCTCCAGCGGGCCGCGTTCGGGGGCCCTGCCGGCGACTGGACCCTGGCCGAGGGCTTCGACCACGGCGGCTACGCGAAGGTCCCGGCGGAACTGGACGCGTTCGCGGCGGACTTCGAGCGCCGCCACGGGGTCCCGATCGAGCGCGTCTACGTCGCGAAGCTGCTCTGGG
- a CDS encoding N-acetylmuramoyl-L-alanine amidase: MSAPMSADRFLTQLRNEGLRVVEVGAWRTHNRNHKGPWGPVNGVMIHHTVTQGTAYTVRLCRDGDEDLPGPLCHGVITKDGRVHLVGYGRANHAGSGDSDVLAAVIAEKRLPPDHTANTDGNRHFYGFECENLGDGKDPWPAVQLDAMVRAAAAVCRFHGWTERSVIGHLEWQPGKIDPKGFTMTWFRERVADRLK, encoded by the coding sequence ATGTCCGCACCCATGTCCGCAGACCGTTTCCTCACCCAGTTGCGCAACGAGGGGCTGCGCGTCGTCGAGGTCGGCGCCTGGCGCACCCACAACCGCAACCACAAGGGCCCCTGGGGGCCGGTCAACGGGGTGATGATCCATCACACCGTCACGCAGGGCACCGCGTACACGGTCCGGCTCTGCCGGGACGGCGACGAGGACCTGCCCGGCCCGCTCTGCCACGGCGTGATCACCAAGGACGGCCGGGTCCACCTCGTCGGCTACGGCCGCGCCAACCACGCGGGCTCCGGCGACTCCGACGTCCTGGCCGCGGTGATCGCCGAGAAGCGGCTCCCTCCGGACCACACGGCGAACACCGACGGCAACCGACACTTCTACGGCTTCGAGTGCGAGAACCTCGGCGACGGCAAGGACCCCTGGCCCGCGGTGCAGCTCGACGCCATGGTCCGGGCGGCCGCTGCCGTCTGCCGCTTCCACGGTTGGACCGAGCGCTCGGTGATCGGGCACCTCGAATGGCAGCCGGGCAAGATCGACCCCAAGGGGTTCACGATGACGTGGTTCCGCGAACGCGTGGCGGACCGCCTCAAGTGA
- a CDS encoding DUF4097 family beta strand repeat-containing protein, translated as MAEQMTWSVAEPQKLTFEQPVTELRVRVVGGTVNVVASDEGPARLEIAEVDGPPLHVVHEAGVLTLSYEDLPWNGSQGIKEWFESKPWKSWSGGDGRKAWERSVTVTLTVPASTSVQLAAVSATAFVSGISADIDVNGVSGDTTLVGLSGKVKVNTVSGAVEAQSVTGGLGFHSVSGGLTVVDGAGGNVRADSVSGDMLIDLALDPIAPSPVDISLNSVSGQVAIRLPHPADARVEANTATGGVSNAFEDLRVSGQFGAKRITGTLGAGTGTLRATTVSGAIALLRRPAGDTGDTVAPLALDKKVL; from the coding sequence ATGGCAGAGCAGATGACGTGGTCCGTCGCCGAACCCCAGAAGCTCACCTTCGAGCAGCCGGTGACCGAACTCCGCGTCCGTGTCGTCGGCGGGACCGTGAACGTCGTCGCCTCCGACGAGGGGCCCGCCCGCCTGGAGATCGCCGAGGTCGACGGCCCGCCGCTGCACGTCGTGCACGAGGCCGGCGTGCTCACCCTCTCCTACGAGGACCTCCCCTGGAACGGTTCCCAGGGCATCAAGGAGTGGTTCGAGAGCAAGCCCTGGAAGTCGTGGTCCGGTGGCGACGGCCGCAAGGCCTGGGAGCGCTCCGTCACGGTCACCCTCACGGTGCCCGCCTCCACCTCCGTGCAGCTGGCCGCCGTCAGCGCCACCGCCTTCGTCTCCGGCATCAGCGCCGACATCGACGTCAACGGCGTCTCCGGCGACACGACCCTGGTCGGCCTCTCCGGCAAGGTCAAGGTGAACACCGTCTCCGGCGCCGTCGAGGCCCAGTCCGTCACCGGTGGGCTCGGCTTCCACTCGGTCTCCGGCGGCCTGACGGTGGTCGACGGCGCGGGCGGCAACGTCCGGGCCGACTCCGTCAGCGGCGACATGCTCATCGACCTGGCCCTGGACCCGATCGCGCCGAGTCCGGTGGACATCTCCCTCAACTCGGTCTCGGGCCAGGTGGCGATCCGCCTGCCGCACCCGGCCGACGCGCGGGTCGAGGCCAACACCGCCACCGGAGGCGTCTCCAACGCCTTCGAGGACCTGCGGGTCTCCGGCCAGTTCGGGGCCAAGCGGATCACCGGCACGCTCGGAGCCGGCACCGGCACCCTGCGGGCCACCACCGTCTCCGGCGCCATCGCGCTGCTGCGTCGCCCGGCCGGCGACACCGGCGACACCGTCGCCCCCCTCGCGCTCGACAAGAAGGTGCTCTGA
- a CDS encoding LysR family transcriptional regulator, which translates to MELEVRHLRALCAIADAGSLHKAARQLGVSQPSLTTQLRRIERALEGELFLRERTGCRPTPFGRTVLGRARPLLAEMAALVAEARAAAHGPRLRIGSTASRALPGWLRRLHRRSPETETSLVVDVSANALLRMVASGQLDVAFVHEVEGSPLRVPPGLELHVLMEREPQFVSMSRDHPAARRPVVELRDLAADRWTVDPSVDGEWDGLRRVFAGAGLDPPVLHADYHTATSLIVSGEAVAPCQPTSGPRDDMAIRPLSGDPLAVRLLLATLPGAHAEVYEDLRAAYREAALRTPPYRAWLHHHASPLLAA; encoded by the coding sequence ATGGAGCTCGAGGTGAGGCACCTGCGCGCACTGTGTGCCATCGCGGACGCCGGCAGCCTGCACAAGGCGGCGCGGCAACTCGGCGTGAGCCAGCCCTCGCTGACGACCCAACTGCGCCGTATCGAACGGGCCCTGGAAGGGGAACTGTTCCTGCGCGAACGGACCGGATGTCGTCCCACGCCATTCGGCCGTACCGTGCTCGGTCGGGCGAGACCGTTGCTCGCCGAGATGGCCGCCCTGGTGGCCGAGGCGCGCGCCGCCGCCCACGGGCCGCGGCTGCGGATCGGCTCGACCGCCAGCCGGGCGCTGCCGGGTTGGCTGCGCCGCCTGCACCGGCGCTCGCCCGAGACCGAGACCTCTCTGGTGGTCGACGTGTCGGCCAACGCGCTGCTGCGGATGGTGGCGTCGGGGCAGCTCGACGTGGCGTTCGTCCACGAGGTCGAGGGCAGTCCGCTGCGGGTGCCGCCCGGCCTGGAACTGCACGTGCTGATGGAACGCGAACCGCAGTTCGTGTCCATGTCCCGGGACCATCCCGCCGCGCGCCGGCCGGTGGTGGAATTACGTGACCTGGCCGCCGACCGCTGGACCGTCGACCCGTCCGTGGACGGCGAATGGGACGGTCTGCGGCGGGTCTTCGCCGGGGCCGGGCTCGACCCGCCCGTGCTGCACGCCGACTACCACACCGCGACCTCGCTGATCGTCTCCGGCGAGGCCGTCGCCCCCTGCCAGCCGACCTCCGGTCCCCGGGACGACATGGCCATCCGGCCGCTGTCGGGGGACCCGCTGGCGGTACGGCTGCTCCTGGCCACCCTGCCGGGTGCGCACGCCGAGGTGTACGAGGACCTCCGCGCGGCCTACCGCGAAGCCGCCCTGCGCACCCCGCCGTACCGGGCCTGGCTCCACCACCACGCGAGTCCCCTCCTGGCCGCCTAG
- a CDS encoding PadR family transcriptional regulator: MPPVFAHGRLRLYLLKLLDEAPRHGYEVIRLLEERFQGLYAPSAGTVYPRLAKLEAEGLVTYATEGGRKVYSITEAGRAELADRGGELADLELEIRDSVSELAAEMRDDVRGAAGDLRREMRAAAASATTTRVEDEGWKAAKEELRKAKAEWKEQARRAKDESRRAREEAHQARRQAKEAQERAREEVQRIASQLQEQFAKSSGVLGGLAGAWLGGGAPASAPGASTAASDVGSTWAEDLTPSADPIRDLDRLLDRFRDEIRDAARDHGVSPAQLAEARAHLAVAATRVTAELRPDPA, encoded by the coding sequence ATGCCGCCCGTCTTCGCCCACGGCCGACTCCGCCTCTACCTCCTCAAGCTGCTGGACGAGGCCCCGCGGCACGGGTACGAGGTGATCCGCCTGCTGGAGGAGCGCTTCCAGGGGCTGTACGCGCCCTCCGCGGGCACCGTGTACCCGCGGCTGGCGAAGCTGGAGGCCGAGGGGCTCGTCACGTACGCCACGGAGGGCGGGCGCAAGGTGTACTCCATCACCGAGGCCGGTCGCGCCGAACTCGCCGACCGCGGCGGGGAACTGGCCGACCTGGAGCTGGAGATCCGCGACTCGGTCTCCGAACTGGCCGCCGAGATGCGCGACGACGTCCGGGGCGCGGCGGGTGACCTGCGGCGCGAGATGCGCGCGGCCGCCGCCTCCGCCACGACGACCCGGGTCGAGGACGAGGGCTGGAAGGCCGCCAAGGAGGAGCTCCGCAAGGCGAAGGCGGAGTGGAAGGAGCAGGCGCGGCGGGCGAAGGACGAGAGCCGCCGGGCCCGAGAGGAGGCCCACCAGGCCCGCCGTCAGGCCAAGGAGGCCCAGGAGCGGGCCCGCGAGGAGGTCCAGCGCATCGCGAGCCAGCTCCAGGAGCAGTTCGCGAAGTCGAGCGGGGTCCTGGGCGGCCTGGCCGGGGCCTGGCTCGGCGGGGGCGCCCCCGCCTCCGCTCCCGGCGCGTCGACCGCGGCCTCGGACGTGGGCTCCACCTGGGCCGAGGACCTGACCCCGAGCGCGGACCCGATCCGCGACCTGGACCGGCTGTTGGACCGCTTCCGCGACGAGATCCGCGACGCGGCCCGCGACCACGGGGTGAGCCCGGCCCAGTTGGCCGAGGCCCGCGCGCACCTGGCCGTCGCGGCGACCCGGGTCACGGCGGAACTCCGTCCGGACCCGGCGTAG
- a CDS encoding GNAT family N-acetyltransferase has protein sequence MVLEIRQADRSDRDAVARLLDEAFREDPVSCWVFPDPGHRATVHGKFLGVFVDVALADGRIDYATDGSAAALWLRIPAGEPEGEDEVPARMRAVADPDNERCELVGRLTGEAHPTSEEHEYLLMIAVAPDRQGEGLGTELMRPVLERCDREGLPAYLEASSERSKGLYERLGWEFTGAAVRLPEGPLMWPMWRKPRG, from the coding sequence GTGGTGCTGGAGATACGTCAGGCGGATCGGTCGGACCGGGACGCGGTGGCGCGGCTGCTCGACGAGGCCTTCCGTGAGGACCCCGTCAGCTGCTGGGTCTTCCCGGATCCGGGGCACCGGGCGACGGTGCACGGGAAGTTCCTCGGGGTCTTCGTGGACGTGGCGCTCGCCGACGGGCGGATCGACTACGCGACGGACGGTTCGGCGGCGGCGCTGTGGCTGCGGATCCCGGCGGGCGAGCCGGAGGGCGAGGACGAGGTCCCGGCGAGGATGCGGGCGGTGGCCGACCCGGACAACGAGCGGTGCGAGTTGGTGGGCCGGCTGACCGGCGAGGCGCACCCGACGTCCGAGGAGCACGAGTACCTGCTGATGATCGCCGTCGCGCCCGACCGGCAGGGCGAGGGGCTGGGCACGGAGCTGATGCGGCCGGTGCTGGAGCGGTGCGACCGCGAGGGGCTGCCGGCGTACCTGGAGGCGAGCAGCGAGCGCAGCAAGGGGCTGTACGAGCGGCTCGGCTGGGAGTTCACGGGGGCGGCGGTGCGCCTGCCGGAAGGGCCCCTGATGTGGCCGATGTGGCGCAAGCCGCGGGGCTGA
- a CDS encoding family 2B encapsulin nanocompartment shell protein — protein sequence MSVQAGSESEVQAPQRSLGTSAARNLATTTKSAPQMQEITSRWLLKMLPWVSVQGGTYRVNRRLSYSVGDGRVEFIKTGTQVQVIPAELGELPLLREYEDVDVLTELAARCHQVDFEAGQELTSFGSPADRVFLLAHGRIDQIGTGPYGDDAVLQTVADGAYFGEDALVDEEAIWEYTARAATSGTALVLSRQDFQLLADRVDSLRAHVDEVRALPAQRTNKYGEAAIDLSAGHQGEAVLPGTFVDYEARPREYELSIAQTVLRVHTRVADLYNQPMNQTEQQLRLTVEALRERQEHEMLNNRDFGLLHNADYDQRIQPHDGAPSPDDMDQLLSMRRGSKLFLAHPKAIAAFGRECNKRGLYPESIEIGGHRVPSWRGVPIFPSNKIPISDARTTSILCMRTGEDESGVIGLHQPGIPDEIEPSTSVRFMGISEQAIISYLVTTYFSAAVLVPDALGVLENVEIARWR from the coding sequence ATGTCGGTCCAGGCAGGTTCCGAATCCGAAGTCCAGGCACCGCAGCGCAGTCTCGGGACCTCGGCCGCGCGGAACTTGGCAACCACGACCAAGTCCGCGCCGCAGATGCAGGAGATCACCTCCCGGTGGTTGCTCAAGATGCTCCCGTGGGTGTCGGTGCAGGGCGGTACGTACCGGGTCAACCGGCGGCTCAGCTACTCCGTCGGTGACGGCCGGGTGGAGTTCATCAAGACCGGCACCCAGGTCCAGGTGATCCCCGCCGAACTCGGAGAGCTCCCGCTGCTGCGCGAGTACGAGGACGTCGACGTCCTGACCGAGCTCGCAGCCCGGTGCCACCAGGTCGACTTCGAGGCCGGCCAGGAGCTCACCTCCTTCGGCAGCCCCGCCGACAGGGTGTTCCTGCTCGCCCACGGCCGGATCGACCAGATCGGCACCGGCCCCTACGGCGACGACGCCGTCCTGCAGACCGTCGCCGACGGCGCCTACTTCGGCGAGGACGCCCTCGTGGACGAGGAGGCCATCTGGGAGTACACCGCCCGGGCCGCCACCTCCGGTACCGCGCTCGTCCTCTCCCGGCAGGACTTCCAGCTCCTCGCCGACCGGGTGGACTCGCTGCGGGCGCACGTGGACGAGGTACGGGCCCTGCCCGCCCAGCGGACCAACAAGTACGGCGAGGCCGCGATCGACCTCTCCGCCGGCCACCAGGGCGAGGCCGTGCTCCCCGGCACCTTCGTCGACTACGAGGCCAGGCCGCGCGAGTACGAGCTCTCCATCGCCCAAACGGTTCTGCGCGTCCACACCCGCGTCGCCGACCTCTACAACCAGCCGATGAACCAGACCGAGCAGCAGTTGCGGCTCACGGTCGAGGCGCTGCGCGAGCGCCAGGAGCACGAGATGCTCAACAACCGCGACTTCGGCCTCCTCCACAACGCCGACTACGACCAGCGCATCCAGCCGCACGACGGCGCGCCCAGCCCCGACGACATGGACCAGCTGCTCAGCATGCGGCGCGGATCCAAGCTCTTCCTCGCACACCCCAAGGCCATCGCCGCCTTCGGCCGCGAGTGCAACAAGCGCGGGCTGTACCCGGAATCGATCGAGATCGGCGGTCACCGGGTGCCGTCCTGGCGCGGGGTGCCGATCTTCCCGTCCAACAAGATCCCGATCAGCGACGCCCGGACCACCTCCATCCTCTGCATGCGCACCGGCGAGGACGAGTCCGGCGTGATCGGCCTGCACCAGCCGGGCATCCCGGACGAGATCGAGCCGAGCACGTCGGTCCGCTTCATGGGCATCAGCGAGCAGGCGATCATCTCGTACCTGGTCACCACCTACTTCTCCGCCGCGGTGCTCGTCCCGGACGCGCTCGGCGTGCTGGAGAACGTCGAGATCGCCCGCTGGCGCTGA
- a CDS encoding globin domain-containing protein encodes MLSEKSTATVRATLPAVGAAVGDIAELFYAKLFAAHPALLRDLFNRGNQKAGLQQQALAGSIAAFAGHLVRHPDTRPDVVLGRIAHKHASLGITRDQYAIVHRHLFEAIAEVLGEAVTPEVAEAWDEVYWLMAGALIAIEERLYAERRVVAGDVWRPWTVVRRVEETVDCATFHLVPADGAPAPGFKPGQYVSVQVELPDGARQIRQYSLSSSPASPVRAITVKRVHGPAAGGPDGEVSHHLHAEVRVGDTLRVSAPYGDLVLQDPASPVLLASAGIGCTPMLSMLEHLAETGHGAPVTVLHADRSPADHALRGDHRAFTHKLADASARFWYETGHEDAAADDGVGRLDLSDVPVAPGTHAYLCGPLPFMRAVREQLLDKGVPAADIHYEVFGPDLWLASA; translated from the coding sequence ATGCTGTCCGAGAAGTCGACCGCGACCGTCCGCGCCACCCTGCCCGCCGTGGGGGCGGCCGTCGGCGACATCGCGGAACTCTTCTACGCGAAGCTGTTCGCCGCCCACCCGGCCCTGCTCCGCGACCTGTTCAACCGCGGCAACCAGAAGGCCGGACTGCAACAGCAGGCCCTGGCCGGCTCCATCGCCGCGTTCGCCGGCCACCTCGTCCGGCACCCCGACACCCGGCCCGACGTGGTGCTCGGCCGCATCGCCCACAAGCACGCCTCGCTCGGCATCACCCGCGACCAGTACGCGATCGTCCACCGGCACCTGTTCGAGGCCATCGCGGAGGTTCTCGGGGAGGCCGTCACGCCCGAGGTCGCCGAGGCCTGGGACGAGGTCTACTGGCTGATGGCGGGCGCCCTCATCGCCATCGAGGAGCGGCTGTACGCCGAGCGGCGGGTCGTCGCGGGCGACGTCTGGCGCCCGTGGACGGTCGTCCGCCGCGTCGAGGAGACCGTCGACTGCGCCACCTTCCACCTGGTCCCGGCCGACGGGGCGCCCGCCCCCGGCTTCAAGCCGGGCCAGTACGTCTCCGTCCAGGTCGAACTCCCGGACGGCGCACGGCAGATCCGCCAGTACAGCCTCTCCTCGTCGCCCGCCTCCCCGGTCCGCGCGATCACCGTGAAGCGGGTCCACGGGCCGGCCGCGGGGGGCCCGGACGGGGAGGTGTCCCACCACCTGCACGCCGAGGTCCGCGTCGGCGACACCCTGCGCGTCTCGGCCCCGTACGGCGACCTGGTGCTCCAGGACCCGGCCTCGCCCGTGCTGCTGGCCTCGGCCGGGATCGGCTGCACGCCGATGCTGTCGATGCTGGAGCACCTGGCCGAGACCGGGCACGGCGCCCCGGTGACCGTCCTGCACGCCGATCGCTCCCCGGCCGACCACGCCCTGCGCGGCGACCACCGGGCCTTCACGCACAAGCTCGCCGACGCCTCGGCCCGGTTCTGGTACGAGACCGGCCACGAGGACGCCGCGGCCGACGACGGGGTCGGCCGGCTCGACCTCTCCGACGTCCCGGTGGCCCCGGGCACCCACGCCTACCTGTGCGGGCCGCTGCCCTTCATGCGCGCGGTCCGCGAACAACTGCTCGACAAGGGCGTACCGGCGGCGGACATCCATTACGAGGTCTTCGGGCCCGACCTGTGGCTCGCCTCCGCGTGA